Part of the Ziziphus jujuba cultivar Dongzao chromosome 8, ASM3175591v1 genome is shown below.
CTGAATTTTGAAGGTGAAGAAGCCAGAGGCAGTACCTGAGAAGTGGTACTGCTTGAATGGTATTGTGGTTGTAAATGAGCATGACGATTAAGTTCCATATCTTTGTTCTTGTCAACAGTGATCGTGATAAAAGGaccatcttcttcatctttaaGGAACTTAGACATTGCAGGAGCTTTATTTCCCTTatcatgatgatgaatattCTCATACCTATGAAAAACTTTCTCATCAGCTTCTTCTTCTAACATTTTTTTCCTCCTAAGTTTTTCCTCTGCTTCTTGCAAGAACTTGAATTTTGGTGGTGGTGATGATCTTATTCTGTTGAACTCTGCATCTGTTGCTGATTCAAAAAGTGGGTTAAATCCATTCTGGTTATATGAGGAATTCACAGGAGTAAGAGGAGGTGTGAAAAAAGGTGGGGAAGCCATTGGAGTCAAATATGGAGTTTCAACTGTCAGAATCAAATCACTTAAGCTTCTATTTCTCGACCCTTTTCTGCTTCTATCACCTCTAGATTTCCCATCATCAGATTCCAAATCTTCCTTTGTTTCCTCTATGATTGTGAAGAGGAATCTAGGAGGAGCAGATGGGTTTTGCAGCCTCATGAACTCTGTTTCAATCCCATCTTCCCCAAAGGGTTTGAGCAGAAAATCGCTGTTTGAGTGGATTTGAAGCTGAGCATTTGGTTGATCATGGACAAGTGAGTCTGTGATTCTCATTGTTGAACAAAGCTCTTGGGGATTCAGAGCTGTGTGGGTTAAAGAAGAATGTCTTCTCCAGCAAAACATGTAGAATAGCTCTTTTGCTGGACTGCTATAATCATTTTCAATCTCTCTGCTTGTGAACCTCTTCTTCCACCATAACAAGTAGTAGAGCTCAGCAACAAGAGCCAAGAATAGGCAACCGAAAACTACACTCAGACCAAGTCCTACACTACTCAaagatttcatttttgttctcccaaaaaatcacattaggaaaaaaaataaaataaaataaaaatgaaagaaccAACGTTTGCCTTAGAAAATATTCATATACAAAGCTTAACGTTCACACATTATCTTGGGAAACCATTAAAAACTCCTATAATTTTCCCACATAAAGAATCCACAAAAAAGTGA
Proteins encoded:
- the LOC107413501 gene encoding uncharacterized protein LOC107413501 isoform X1 produces the protein MKSLSSVGLGLSVVFGCLFLALVAELYYLLWWKKRFTSREIENDYSSPAKELFYMFCWRRHSSLTHTALNPQELCSTMRITDSLVHDQPNAQLQIHSNSDFLLKPFGEDGIETEFMRLQNPSAPPRFLFTIIEETKEDLESDDGKSRGDRSRKGSRNRSLSDLILTVETPYLTPMASPPFFTPPLTPVNSSYNQNGFNPLFESATDAEFNRIRSSPPPKFKFLQEAEEKLRRKKMLEEEADEKVFHRYENIHHHDKGNKAPAMSKFLKDEEDGPFITITVDKNKDMELNRHAHLQPQYHSSSTTSQVLPLASSPSKFRSH
- the LOC107413501 gene encoding uncharacterized protein LOC107413501 isoform X2, producing the protein MKSLSSVGLGLSVVFGCLFLALVAELYYLLWWKKRFTSREIENDYSSPAKELFYMFCWRRHSSLTHTALNPQELCSTMRITDSLVHDQPNAQLQIHSNSDFLLKPFGEDGIETEFMRLQNPSAPPRFLFTIIEETKEDLESDDGKSRGDRSRKGSRNRSLSDLILTVETPYLTPMASPPFFTPPLTPVNSSYNQNGFNPLFESATDAEFNRIRSSPPPKFKFLQEAEEKLRRKKMLEEEADEKVFHRYENIHHHDKGNKAPAMSKFLKDEEDGPFITITVDKNKDMELNRHAHLQPQYHSSSTTSQAVWRVSVIG